From a single Vibrio tubiashii genomic region:
- a CDS encoding GGDEF domain-containing protein, whose amino-acid sequence MSLIWRTTLLIISIICAPVAMSNVAYKVGIEADDFVTRTLFDSVSERFGIEIEYVYYPSFNDILEAVKLGHADFAANVTYTPERAEFFDFSSPTNIEFTYLYSLQNATLASAKVIGIPQGTIYGDLISVNYPDIAQIEYTGHDHAKALLEQNKVDGIVDAINQLKPMLLAGYDAQLLNNQLSIKPVSIIAPKDVHRDLLATIEAYIHTAEIQKRLRESVKQYQFELRQQALRQSVIDSNLNLNRTYKVKLENVGQYTVYHKDGQVTGISADVVMQSCQILMLNCQVVSHADETWESMYQDFVAKRIDIIAPLIVSEPRKHIAEFSDPYYFPEVVMIKREGYKDNVYSNVSELIVEQIGVLKDDFFADLLSQLLPNKELKSFSTSQQLYTALLNGDIDYMATSRASFNKKLRESKDLLPLEEDQLIGSFYRSDVAIGFVKNEVGAQLAPLFSRAIKMLDIGFTIERYDYQPNWRVTLQAEQAFSRKSHILFVMVIGFMLIVSMYLHSQSNTDPLTRLKNRRSLHQRFSTGVSADMTVIYLDVNHFKQINDTYGHEVGDMVLKSVAEHIERLWKGRCYRIGGDEFILIGKIDKQSVCTILETLKVVPFSSQEHKLSFDISVAIGISLPRRTFMSLQEVLNEADEAMYQHKQQSKQCANEDINEGKNVHYLN is encoded by the coding sequence ATGAGTCTTATTTGGCGAACGACTCTTCTCATCATTAGTATTATTTGCGCCCCCGTGGCGATGAGCAATGTTGCCTATAAAGTAGGGATTGAGGCGGATGACTTTGTCACGCGCACCCTGTTTGATTCGGTTTCTGAACGCTTTGGAATTGAGATCGAATACGTCTATTACCCGAGCTTCAATGACATTCTTGAAGCCGTTAAATTAGGGCACGCAGACTTTGCCGCTAACGTAACTTATACCCCAGAGCGCGCAGAGTTCTTTGACTTCTCTAGCCCAACCAATATTGAGTTCACTTACCTTTATAGCTTGCAAAACGCCACGTTGGCTTCTGCAAAGGTTATTGGTATTCCGCAAGGCACGATCTACGGTGACCTGATTTCCGTCAACTATCCAGATATCGCCCAGATTGAATACACTGGGCATGATCACGCTAAAGCACTCCTTGAACAGAATAAGGTTGATGGCATCGTGGATGCGATCAATCAGCTAAAACCGATGTTGCTGGCGGGTTATGATGCTCAACTGCTTAACAATCAATTGTCGATTAAGCCTGTTTCAATCATTGCACCCAAAGATGTGCATAGGGATTTACTTGCGACTATCGAAGCTTACATCCATACCGCGGAAATTCAGAAGCGCTTAAGGGAATCAGTGAAGCAATATCAGTTTGAACTGCGTCAACAAGCCTTGCGTCAGTCTGTTATTGATAGCAATTTGAACCTCAATCGAACCTACAAAGTTAAGCTAGAGAATGTTGGCCAATACACGGTTTACCATAAAGATGGTCAGGTGACGGGGATCAGCGCCGATGTGGTTATGCAGTCTTGTCAAATATTGATGCTTAACTGCCAAGTAGTGAGTCATGCCGATGAAACTTGGGAGAGCATGTACCAAGATTTTGTTGCCAAGCGGATTGATATCATTGCCCCACTAATTGTTTCGGAGCCAAGAAAACATATTGCCGAGTTTAGTGACCCCTACTACTTCCCTGAAGTGGTGATGATTAAGCGCGAAGGGTATAAGGATAATGTTTATAGTAATGTATCGGAGCTGATCGTTGAGCAAATCGGTGTGTTAAAAGATGACTTTTTCGCCGATCTGCTTTCTCAGCTGTTGCCTAATAAAGAGCTCAAATCATTCTCGACCTCCCAGCAACTTTACACTGCTCTACTAAACGGCGATATCGACTACATGGCAACTAGCCGAGCAAGCTTCAATAAAAAGTTACGCGAATCAAAAGATTTACTCCCACTCGAAGAGGATCAGCTGATAGGCAGCTTTTACCGCTCAGATGTCGCGATTGGCTTTGTTAAAAACGAAGTCGGTGCCCAGCTTGCGCCTCTGTTTAGCCGAGCAATAAAAATGCTCGATATTGGCTTTACCATTGAGCGCTATGATTACCAGCCGAATTGGCGCGTGACACTGCAAGCTGAACAGGCATTCTCACGTAAAAGTCATATCCTTTTTGTCATGGTGATTGGCTTTATGTTGATCGTCTCAATGTACCTACATAGTCAGTCAAACACAGACCCTTTAACGCGTTTAAAAAATCGCCGTTCTCTGCACCAACGATTTAGCACTGGTGTGAGTGCCGATATGACGGTCATCTATCTTGATGTGAACCACTTTAAACAGATTAACGATACCTATGGTCATGAGGTAGGGGATATGGTGCTGAAAAGTGTCGCCGAACATATTGAGCGACTATGGAAAGGGCGCTGTTATCGAATCGGTGGCGATGAGTTCATCTTAATTGGCAAAATAGATAAGCAAAGTGTTTGTACCATACTCGAAACACTCAAAGTAGTGCCTTTTAGCTCACAGGAGCACAAACTTAGCTTTGATATCTCTGTCGCTATCGGTATTTCGTTACCACGTCGCACCTTTATGAGCTTACAAGAAGTGCTTAACGAAGCCGATGAAGCGATGTATCAGCATAAACAGCAGTCAAAACAGTGTGCTAACGAAGACATCAATGAAGGTAAAAACGTCCATTATCTCAATTAA
- a CDS encoding serine hydrolase domain-containing protein — translation MKKTLLALTLLSSVGITVPVQAVTYHEPNPQMEANLNHYGAGVENWEEKRFVQFTMADAHLYHHWAQVENNPNKAMPIKVLNSFDPAKVMLDDVIPGHKISLYDVMRDRASIQNYVIMNKKGEVIAEDYWNGTNKDTLNHIMSSTKSFSSMAAFIAEEEGLLSMNDPIGKYAPELKGSEWANIPLHYYADMTAGVVKLPKSRDGYHWSNYAAGADGSWDSSMPSAMGYNGHVEKDGKLIPRPDANGEINSFSEYLSKVFVKQAKPANPPGFGYEYRDINTEMLGLAVSRASGMTLAEFYEKYLWKKGGFTSDMAMYTSVNKESMASGAANMTTRDFAIGSFLMVNDGKNFKGEQVLPKKYIEQVKNGDAEVKQAWGRISYEHLLMPTAFYKNQWRTVEFGGRKFSTMIGVNGQFSAFDHKTGNIIALTGAYREPSGQAMVLLYVEQVILNIFNQLDK, via the coding sequence ATGAAGAAGACACTACTTGCACTAACCCTACTATCTAGCGTCGGTATCACTGTTCCAGTACAGGCTGTGACATACCATGAGCCCAATCCGCAAATGGAAGCAAATCTTAACCATTACGGAGCGGGTGTTGAGAACTGGGAAGAGAAGCGTTTTGTCCAGTTTACCATGGCAGATGCGCATCTTTATCATCACTGGGCTCAGGTAGAGAATAACCCAAATAAAGCGATGCCTATCAAGGTGTTAAACAGCTTTGACCCAGCTAAAGTAATGTTGGACGATGTGATTCCGGGACACAAAATCTCGTTGTACGATGTGATGCGTGATCGTGCCAGTATCCAAAACTACGTCATCATGAATAAAAAAGGCGAAGTGATCGCTGAAGATTATTGGAATGGTACCAATAAAGATACGCTGAACCATATTATGTCTTCGACTAAGTCTTTTTCGAGCATGGCTGCATTTATTGCTGAAGAAGAAGGCTTGCTCAGTATGAATGACCCTATCGGTAAGTATGCACCTGAACTGAAAGGTAGCGAGTGGGCGAACATTCCTCTTCATTACTATGCTGATATGACCGCGGGTGTCGTGAAGCTACCTAAGAGCCGAGACGGGTACCACTGGTCAAATTATGCGGCTGGTGCAGATGGTTCATGGGATAGTTCCATGCCGTCAGCGATGGGGTATAACGGCCACGTAGAGAAAGATGGCAAGCTAATTCCACGCCCAGATGCGAATGGTGAGATAAATTCTTTTAGCGAGTACCTATCAAAAGTTTTCGTTAAGCAAGCCAAACCAGCAAACCCACCGGGCTTTGGCTATGAGTATCGCGATATCAACACGGAAATGTTAGGTTTGGCAGTTTCACGTGCAAGTGGTATGACACTCGCTGAGTTTTACGAAAAGTACCTATGGAAGAAAGGTGGCTTTACCAGCGATATGGCAATGTATACCAGTGTGAATAAAGAGTCTATGGCATCTGGCGCTGCGAACATGACCACACGTGATTTTGCGATTGGTAGCTTCTTAATGGTTAACGACGGCAAGAACTTTAAAGGTGAGCAAGTACTGCCTAAAAAGTACATCGAGCAAGTTAAGAATGGCGATGCTGAAGTAAAACAAGCTTGGGGTCGTATTTCTTACGAACATCTATTAATGCCAACGGCTTTCTACAAAAACCAATGGCGCACCGTTGAGTTTGGTGGGCGCAAGTTCTCTACCATGATTGGTGTGAACGGTCAGTTCTCAGCGTTTGACCACAAAACAGGTAACATCATTGCATTGACAGGTGCATATCGTGAGCCGTCTGGTCAGGCTATGGTTCTGCTTTACGTCGAGCAAGTTATTCTTAATATTTTCAATCAGTTAGATAAATAA
- a CDS encoding substrate-binding periplasmic protein translates to MGKLVALLLLLSYSSFCSAEVVNRTVNLVVGDWEPYTSSQDNPNYKVSETLVRAAYATQGYQVNIDYHPWSRAYRYAQTDKYDGTFPWFKNSEREALFLFSSPLFVQKVVFFYHRKSQFDWQEMADLNKYQIGATQEYEVTRLMQSNGVKLEISNSDDVNFIKLGKHRIDAYPAGLERGYYMLGNLLPAMQINQLKVHPKPIIENDMYVMFSKQNLSRSQKLKEALRLGIEQLIKSGEYQKIIDVEKQIRTESSVQN, encoded by the coding sequence ATGGGTAAGCTTGTCGCGTTACTACTGTTGTTGAGTTACTCATCGTTTTGCAGCGCAGAGGTTGTTAACCGAACCGTTAACCTTGTGGTCGGTGATTGGGAGCCCTACACCAGTAGCCAAGACAATCCCAACTATAAAGTCTCAGAAACGCTAGTTCGCGCCGCCTATGCGACCCAAGGATATCAAGTGAATATCGACTATCACCCTTGGAGTCGCGCCTACCGCTATGCACAAACGGATAAGTACGACGGGACTTTTCCTTGGTTTAAGAACAGTGAAAGGGAAGCCTTATTCCTATTCTCATCACCGTTGTTTGTGCAGAAAGTCGTGTTCTTTTATCACAGAAAAAGCCAATTTGACTGGCAAGAAATGGCTGACCTCAACAAATATCAAATCGGTGCGACTCAAGAATATGAAGTAACGCGTTTAATGCAATCAAACGGGGTAAAGCTTGAGATATCAAACTCTGATGATGTGAATTTTATTAAACTCGGCAAACATCGAATCGACGCCTACCCCGCAGGGCTTGAACGCGGATACTATATGCTTGGCAATTTACTTCCAGCCATGCAAATTAATCAGCTCAAAGTTCATCCCAAACCGATAATCGAAAATGACATGTATGTGATGTTCTCAAAGCAAAACCTCAGCCGCAGCCAGAAACTTAAAGAAGCGCTTCGGTTAGGTATTGAGCAACTGATAAAGTCGGGGGAGTATCAAAAAATCATTGATGTAGAAAAGCAGATTAGAACAGAGTCCTCAGTGCAAAATTAG
- a CDS encoding TolC family protein — protein MKTKPTCLALTLSAALWFAPTAALAEADLAAQPPRDLLAQMIDTALNNDTNRKQLYAQSLAMRETGIANSTLMDPKLKVGFGGLPTESFKFDEDPMTNISVGLMQQFERGSTLELQRKKANQQADGVTLQLQSRELEVANAMTQLWLELGYLQQAEQILQENKQLLVELQGFIQTNYSIGKSESQDLLNAQLQVSKLDEQLQANSQMQTRLVSQFSEWLGIGWLNQHSDLRASNQLDWPRLANKLDSNANQTDHFELLKRHPMVQMIDASIAVNETQVNIAEQAYTPQVGVEVMYAYRQANNMMGEPASDLVSAYLTVDVPMFTGNRQDRNLAAAQYQVGATKSLKDTLLAQMNAKVNALLVDERNLNQRLERYQTTLLPQARARILAVERGYQNNTAQFSDVIAATRDDLALQLEQQRLLTDLNIVKSNLATLFSAFEFQVSLPEITQ, from the coding sequence GTGAAGACTAAACCAACCTGTCTGGCACTTACGCTAAGTGCAGCGTTGTGGTTTGCCCCGACTGCTGCATTGGCTGAGGCCGATTTAGCAGCGCAGCCACCTCGCGATTTACTGGCGCAGATGATTGATACTGCGTTAAATAATGATACCAATCGTAAACAGCTCTACGCCCAATCACTCGCAATGAGAGAAACGGGTATTGCTAACTCAACCTTAATGGACCCAAAACTGAAGGTGGGGTTTGGCGGTTTGCCAACCGAAAGCTTTAAGTTTGATGAAGACCCAATGACCAACATCTCGGTCGGTTTGATGCAGCAGTTTGAACGGGGCTCGACACTCGAACTGCAACGTAAGAAAGCGAACCAACAAGCAGATGGCGTGACACTGCAATTGCAATCGCGTGAACTAGAGGTTGCCAATGCGATGACTCAGTTGTGGTTAGAGCTGGGTTATTTGCAACAAGCTGAGCAGATTCTGCAAGAAAACAAACAGCTACTCGTCGAGCTACAGGGCTTTATTCAAACCAACTATTCAATTGGTAAGAGTGAATCTCAAGACTTACTCAATGCCCAGCTTCAAGTCAGCAAGCTTGATGAGCAACTGCAAGCCAACAGCCAAATGCAAACTCGATTGGTCTCTCAATTTTCTGAGTGGCTAGGCATTGGCTGGCTCAATCAACACAGTGATTTGCGAGCGAGCAATCAGCTAGATTGGCCCAGACTAGCGAATAAGCTAGATAGCAACGCAAACCAAACCGACCACTTCGAGTTACTTAAACGACATCCAATGGTGCAGATGATCGATGCTTCGATTGCAGTGAATGAAACTCAGGTCAACATCGCTGAACAAGCTTATACGCCTCAAGTTGGTGTTGAAGTGATGTATGCCTATCGACAGGCAAACAACATGATGGGCGAACCTGCCTCTGATCTTGTCAGCGCTTATCTGACAGTCGATGTTCCGATGTTTACGGGCAATCGACAAGACAGAAACTTAGCCGCCGCGCAGTATCAAGTTGGGGCGACTAAGTCTCTGAAAGACACTTTGCTAGCGCAGATGAATGCCAAAGTGAACGCGTTACTGGTTGATGAGCGTAATTTAAATCAACGACTTGAACGCTACCAAACCACCTTACTACCTCAAGCGCGAGCAAGAATTCTTGCCGTCGAACGTGGTTATCAAAATAACACCGCGCAGTTTAGCGACGTGATCGCCGCTACGAGAGATGACCTTGCTTTGCAATTAGAACAGCAACGCTTATTGACCGATCTAAACATCGTCAAGAGTAACTTAGCGACGCTATTTAGCGCTTTCGAGTTTCAGGTCTCGCTACCTGAAATCACTCAGTAG
- the tesB gene encoding acyl-CoA thioesterase II, giving the protein MSKPLSELLDLLQLEKLEEGLFRGQSENLGLPQVYGGQVIGQALSAARYTVDADRTVHSFHSYFLYPGDPEKPIIYDVENLRDGRSFSTRRVKAIQNGRPIFYLTASYHGEAPGFEHQNTMPDIPGPENYASESELAERIADFLPEKLKKTFCGEKPIEMRPVTVVNPLKPEKVEAKQYLWIRANGEMPDNQLIHQYLLGYASDWGFLVTALHPHGVSLMTPKFQVATIDHSIWFHRPFKMDEWLLYVIESPTASNTRGLVRGEIYNRNGDLVASAVQEGVMRFTE; this is encoded by the coding sequence ATGAGTAAACCTCTAAGTGAATTGCTGGACTTGCTCCAACTTGAAAAGCTAGAAGAGGGCCTGTTTCGAGGTCAAAGTGAAAACTTAGGGCTTCCTCAAGTCTATGGAGGTCAAGTGATAGGCCAAGCCTTATCAGCAGCGCGTTATACCGTTGATGCAGACCGTACTGTTCACTCGTTCCATAGTTACTTCCTCTACCCTGGTGATCCTGAAAAACCGATTATCTATGACGTAGAAAATCTCCGTGATGGGCGCAGTTTCAGCACCCGCCGTGTTAAAGCCATTCAAAATGGTCGCCCAATTTTCTACTTAACCGCGTCTTACCACGGTGAAGCTCCAGGATTTGAGCACCAAAACACCATGCCGGATATTCCGGGGCCTGAAAACTATGCCTCTGAGTCAGAACTAGCGGAACGTATTGCCGACTTTTTACCAGAAAAACTAAAGAAGACCTTCTGTGGTGAAAAGCCAATTGAAATGCGTCCTGTCACTGTCGTTAATCCTCTAAAACCAGAGAAAGTCGAAGCGAAACAGTATCTGTGGATCCGAGCAAACGGCGAAATGCCAGATAATCAATTGATCCATCAGTACTTGCTTGGCTATGCCTCTGATTGGGGTTTCTTAGTCACTGCCCTTCACCCTCATGGCGTCTCTTTAATGACTCCGAAATTCCAAGTCGCCACCATCGATCACTCGATCTGGTTCCACCGTCCATTCAAGATGGACGAATGGTTGTTGTATGTCATTGAAAGCCCAACTGCGAGCAATACGCGTGGTCTGGTGCGTGGTGAGATTTACAATCGCAATGGTGACTTGGTGGCCTCTGCGGTACAAGAAGGCGTCATGCGCTTTACTGAATAA
- a CDS encoding LysR family transcriptional regulator: MINLEQTIAFVTTVEAGSFSAAARKLNKSQSSVSIGVSNLEDELGLSLFDRQTRKPTLTKAGERLYQQAKLLLRQADKMNSFAQAVYNEVETKIVIGVDPMAPLSCLDSVLIGLEEKFPNTEVQIQLLDHIALQQALLNHEIDLGVHFGADAYPQYLNFITIHQYEWQCVCSPDYPLADLSEVSNEELLAARQIIGRSLSSHPVLSKTSIFSQDTWQADNLVQCSHLIELGMGWGILPSDWSDERIELGSLVSIKPEFNQTKMYSGLDLVWAANRDMGRVGQFIIDSFSIRKSNSN, translated from the coding sequence ATGATCAATTTGGAACAAACTATCGCTTTTGTTACTACGGTAGAAGCCGGCTCTTTTTCAGCCGCGGCGAGAAAGCTCAATAAAAGTCAAAGTTCAGTCAGTATTGGGGTAAGTAACTTAGAAGATGAGTTAGGCCTAAGTTTATTTGATCGTCAAACCCGTAAGCCCACTTTAACCAAGGCGGGTGAAAGGCTTTATCAACAGGCCAAACTTTTGTTGCGGCAGGCAGATAAGATGAACAGCTTTGCTCAAGCGGTTTACAATGAGGTCGAAACCAAGATAGTTATCGGTGTTGATCCTATGGCACCACTAAGTTGCTTAGACTCTGTCTTGATTGGATTAGAAGAAAAGTTTCCCAACACCGAAGTACAAATTCAGCTTCTCGACCACATAGCCTTGCAGCAAGCGCTACTCAATCATGAGATTGACCTCGGTGTACACTTTGGTGCTGATGCTTACCCTCAGTACCTCAATTTTATCACCATTCATCAATATGAGTGGCAGTGCGTATGTAGTCCTGACTATCCACTGGCTGATCTATCAGAAGTCTCCAATGAAGAGTTACTCGCTGCGCGACAAATCATCGGCCGCTCACTCAGCAGTCATCCTGTGTTAAGTAAAACCTCTATTTTTTCGCAAGATACTTGGCAAGCGGATAACTTGGTTCAGTGCAGTCATCTTATTGAACTTGGTATGGGGTGGGGAATCTTGCCATCAGATTGGAGCGATGAGCGTATCGAGTTAGGATCACTTGTTTCCATAAAGCCGGAGTTTAATCAAACTAAGATGTACTCAGGCTTAGACTTAGTATGGGCAGCGAACAGAGATATGGGCAGAGTCGGCCAATTCATCATTGATTCATTTAGTATTCGAAAATCGAATAGTAACTAA
- a CDS encoding YbaY family lipoprotein yields the protein MKKIFALVATAVLGLVLVGCQSAEITQSQNKVESVTGTVSYRERIALPKGSLITVTLQDVSLADAPAKVIAKHRFETNGAQSPFEFDLAYHTSKIDPRHRYSVSARIEVNGKLRFISDTIYPVITDAEKTKEVNLRLVGVRH from the coding sequence ATGAAGAAAATATTCGCGTTAGTCGCTACAGCAGTACTAGGTTTGGTACTGGTGGGCTGCCAATCTGCCGAGATAACTCAATCACAAAATAAAGTCGAAAGCGTGACAGGAACCGTCTCTTACCGAGAGCGAATTGCATTGCCAAAAGGCTCATTGATTACCGTGACTTTGCAAGATGTCTCTTTGGCTGACGCTCCTGCTAAGGTTATCGCTAAACACCGCTTTGAGACCAATGGCGCGCAATCGCCGTTTGAGTTTGATTTGGCTTACCATACCTCAAAGATTGATCCGCGCCACCGTTATAGTGTCAGTGCTCGTATCGAAGTGAATGGTAAGCTACGTTTTATCTCTGATACCATTTACCCTGTGATCACGGATGCAGAGAAGACCAAAGAGGTAAATTTACGTCTTGTTGGAGTGCGCCACTAG
- a CDS encoding efflux RND transporter periplasmic adaptor subunit: protein MKTFKVAMIALLIGGGIGFGVSQLLPSHSLMKMADAAAPSKDSNEPLYWVAPMDPNYQRDKPGKSPMGMDLIPVYAEDLASDANKPGTVTIDPSVENNLGVKTAPVEKQRLSPRIETVGYVAFDESRLWQTNVRVAGWVEKLNINAVGEKVAKGEVLFTLYSPELIKAQEELLNAYRTGRSGLVTGATERLVTLGVDRTQIKAIKKRGKASQSIEIKAPADGVIASLNIREGGYLSPAQAVISAGPLEEVWVDAEVFERQAHWMQAGSIATMTLDAIPDGQWQGEVDYVYPILDPSTRTLRVRLKFPNPNGELKPNMFANIALQPVTQESVLTIPKSAVIRSGGMTRVVLAEGDGKYRSARINVGREAGESVEVLEGLTLGESVVTSAHFMLDSESSQSADLSRINGTEPPAETVWAQGEIADVMAGHRMLTINHQAVPEWQWPGMMMNFTVAEPLNMQELKSGQAIEFEMQKTPEGQYQIVDYRVGDSVVANEVWLSGDITMLMADFGMITLQHLPVAEWDWQAGEMNFSVGDEVDLSGFEEGQKVRFLVEKQGSDYLLKQITVSEEPV, encoded by the coding sequence ATGAAAACATTTAAGGTAGCGATGATCGCACTATTGATTGGTGGTGGTATTGGTTTCGGTGTAAGTCAGCTCTTGCCTAGTCACTCGTTGATGAAAATGGCGGATGCTGCGGCTCCAAGTAAGGACTCAAATGAGCCCTTGTATTGGGTGGCACCGATGGACCCAAATTACCAACGCGATAAACCGGGTAAATCGCCGATGGGCATGGATCTTATCCCTGTCTATGCCGAGGATCTGGCTTCAGATGCCAACAAGCCGGGCACAGTGACGATAGACCCATCGGTAGAAAACAACCTCGGAGTGAAAACCGCGCCGGTTGAGAAGCAGCGCTTGTCACCGAGGATTGAAACCGTTGGTTACGTTGCGTTTGATGAAAGTCGTTTATGGCAAACCAATGTGCGTGTTGCCGGCTGGGTTGAAAAGCTCAATATCAATGCGGTAGGAGAAAAAGTCGCGAAGGGTGAAGTGTTATTTACGCTCTACTCTCCAGAGCTAATTAAAGCGCAAGAAGAGTTACTCAACGCTTATCGAACCGGTCGAAGTGGTTTGGTGACAGGGGCGACCGAGCGCTTGGTGACCTTAGGGGTCGATCGCACGCAAATTAAAGCAATCAAGAAGCGAGGTAAAGCGTCTCAATCTATCGAGATTAAAGCGCCGGCGGATGGCGTCATCGCGAGCTTGAATATTCGCGAAGGGGGGTACTTATCTCCAGCGCAAGCAGTGATCAGTGCAGGCCCGCTGGAAGAAGTCTGGGTTGATGCGGAAGTCTTTGAGCGCCAAGCCCATTGGATGCAAGCAGGCAGCATCGCAACGATGACACTTGACGCTATCCCTGATGGTCAATGGCAAGGGGAAGTGGACTATGTCTATCCCATTCTTGACCCGAGCACGCGTACTTTGCGGGTACGTCTGAAATTCCCTAACCCTAATGGCGAACTCAAACCGAATATGTTTGCCAATATTGCGCTGCAGCCCGTTACCCAAGAGTCGGTATTAACCATCCCTAAATCTGCCGTGATTCGTTCGGGAGGAATGACCCGCGTAGTACTTGCAGAAGGTGACGGAAAGTATCGTTCTGCGCGCATCAATGTGGGTCGAGAAGCAGGCGAGAGTGTCGAGGTACTTGAAGGACTGACCCTAGGGGAAAGTGTTGTGACATCGGCGCACTTTATGTTGGATTCAGAATCGAGCCAATCTGCCGATCTGTCGCGAATTAATGGCACAGAGCCGCCAGCTGAGACCGTCTGGGCTCAAGGTGAAATTGCCGATGTAATGGCAGGGCATCGAATGCTGACCATCAATCACCAAGCCGTTCCTGAGTGGCAATGGCCGGGGATGATGATGAACTTTACCGTAGCTGAGCCGCTCAACATGCAAGAGCTGAAATCGGGTCAAGCCATAGAATTTGAGATGCAAAAGACACCGGAAGGTCAGTATCAAATTGTTGATTACCGAGTCGGTGACAGTGTTGTCGCCAATGAGGTGTGGTTAAGCGGAGATATCACTATGCTAATGGCGGATTTCGGCATGATTACTTTACAACATTTACCTGTCGCGGAGTGGGATTGGCAGGCCGGAGAGATGAACTTTTCGGTGGGTGATGAAGTGGATTTATCTGGGTTTGAGGAAGGTCAGAAAGTTCGGTTTCTAGTTGAAAAGCAAGGGTCGGATTACCTACTTAAGCAAATCACGGTGAGTGAGGAGCCAGTATGA
- a CDS encoding DNA base-flipping protein, which produces MDQFLMQIFAVIHQIPLGKVSTYGEIAKMAGYPGYARHVGKALGNLPADSKLPWFRVINSQGRISLKGEDLVRQREALIAEGVEVSNDGKVKLNKYRWQP; this is translated from the coding sequence ATGGACCAGTTTTTAATGCAAATCTTTGCAGTAATTCACCAAATTCCCTTAGGAAAAGTCAGTACTTACGGCGAGATCGCAAAAATGGCGGGTTATCCCGGTTATGCACGCCATGTAGGAAAAGCCCTAGGGAACTTGCCTGCTGATAGTAAATTGCCTTGGTTTCGTGTGATTAATAGCCAGGGTAGGATTTCACTTAAAGGGGAAGATTTAGTACGCCAACGTGAAGCGCTGATAGCGGAAGGGGTCGAAGTCAGCAATGACGGAAAGGTGAAATTAAACAAATATAGATGGCAACCTTAG
- a CDS encoding DUF6929 family protein, with protein sequence MKSLFSATLLSLIISSPLHAKGMQLEVSYPILNKEFPSASGAVFSNNKVYAIGDDSPYLFELDADLTIQDKQLIKHYPIAKNGRIVKKVKPDFEAMDEVDFYGKPAFVILGSGSKAHKREWAFLITQDQQTKIERSLRPLYQQLYKQSGFSGKQKLNIEGLASTDKYVFVLNRGNSGTNVIFRLRLDEFVQYLEGQTDSVNEITVTHVQLPVYQGYEATLSGAEYWPEAEQLVFTASIEATGDAYNDGDILGSFVGTVPVNQLGVHGSKLDLIEATIPVMKNGLRVITKVETVAITESSSDKIKGVLLSDNDDGTSELFHFKLTR encoded by the coding sequence TTGAAATCACTATTTTCTGCCACATTACTTTCACTGATCATTTCCTCACCTCTTCATGCTAAAGGCATGCAGCTTGAAGTGTCTTATCCTATATTAAATAAAGAGTTTCCTTCCGCTTCAGGCGCGGTATTTAGCAATAACAAAGTCTATGCGATTGGGGATGATTCTCCCTACCTCTTTGAATTGGATGCTGATCTAACCATTCAAGACAAGCAGCTCATCAAGCACTACCCTATCGCCAAAAACGGTCGCATCGTAAAGAAGGTTAAGCCTGATTTTGAAGCCATGGATGAAGTGGATTTTTATGGTAAACCTGCGTTCGTGATCTTAGGTTCCGGAAGCAAAGCGCATAAACGTGAATGGGCATTTTTGATCACCCAAGATCAACAAACCAAGATTGAACGTTCTTTACGACCTCTTTACCAGCAGCTCTATAAGCAGAGTGGTTTTAGCGGTAAGCAAAAGCTCAACATTGAAGGGCTTGCAAGTACCGATAAGTACGTTTTCGTACTCAATCGCGGTAACTCAGGCACTAATGTCATTTTCCGTCTACGTCTCGATGAGTTTGTCCAATATCTAGAAGGTCAAACCGATAGCGTCAACGAGATTACCGTTACCCATGTTCAGCTCCCTGTCTATCAGGGTTACGAAGCGACATTATCAGGCGCGGAATATTGGCCTGAGGCTGAGCAACTTGTTTTTACCGCTTCGATAGAAGCCACGGGGGATGCTTACAACGACGGAGATATTTTGGGTAGCTTTGTTGGCACAGTGCCTGTAAATCAACTCGGCGTTCATGGCAGCAAACTTGACCTGATCGAAGCCACCATACCGGTAATGAAAAATGGTCTGCGAGTTATCACAAAGGTGGAAACCGTTGCTATCACTGAAAGTAGTAGCGATAAAATCAAAGGGGTATTGCTGAGTGACAATGATGATGGAACGAGCGAGCTATTTCACTTTAAGTTAACTCGCTAG